A genomic window from Pseudomonas argentinensis includes:
- a CDS encoding thymidylate synthase, with protein sequence MKQYLDLMRHVRDNGTFKEDRTGTGTYSVFAHQMRFDLADGFPIVTTKKCHLKSIIHELLWFLQGDTNIKYLKDNGVRIWDEWADENGDLGPVYGYQWRNWPAPNGESVDQISKLIEMIRKNPDSRRLIVSAWNPALVEQMALPPCHALFQFYVADGKLSCQLYQRSADIFLGVPFNIASYALLTLMVAQVCDLQPGEFIWTGGDCHLYANHLEQADLQLTREPLPLPTMKLNPEVKDLFAFRFEDFELVGYEAHPHIKAPVAV encoded by the coding sequence ATGAAACAGTATCTCGACCTGATGCGCCATGTGCGCGACAACGGCACCTTCAAGGAAGACCGCACCGGTACCGGCACCTACAGCGTATTCGCTCACCAGATGCGCTTCGACCTGGCTGACGGCTTTCCCATCGTCACCACCAAGAAGTGCCACCTCAAGTCGATCATTCACGAGTTGCTGTGGTTCCTGCAGGGCGACACCAACATCAAGTACCTGAAGGACAACGGCGTACGCATCTGGGACGAGTGGGCCGACGAGAACGGTGACCTCGGCCCGGTGTACGGCTACCAGTGGCGCAACTGGCCGGCGCCGAACGGCGAGTCGGTCGACCAGATCAGCAAGCTGATCGAGATGATCAGGAAGAACCCGGACTCGCGTCGCCTGATCGTCTCGGCCTGGAACCCGGCGCTGGTCGAACAGATGGCCCTGCCGCCGTGCCACGCGCTGTTCCAGTTCTACGTGGCGGACGGCAAGCTGAGCTGCCAGCTGTATCAGCGCTCGGCCGATATCTTCCTCGGCGTGCCCTTCAACATCGCCAGCTATGCGCTGCTGACCTTGATGGTCGCCCAGGTCTGCGACCTGCAGCCGGGCGAGTTCATCTGGACCGGCGGCGACTGCCACCTGTACGCCAATCACCTGGAACAGGCCGACCTGCAACTGACCCGCGAGCCGCTGCCGCTGCCGACCATGAAGCTCAACCCGGAAGTGAAAGACCTGTTCGCCTTCAGGTTCGAGGACTTCGAGCTGGTCGGCTACGAAGCGCACCCGCATATCAAGGCGCCGGTGGCGGTCTGA
- a CDS encoding cupin domain-containing protein translates to MPIANLFHDSAPPAQGERFDTLLSHRNLVIERILSSSRIESVDYVQEQDEWVLLARGEARMTVAGEAVELTAGDHLFLPAGTAHRVERTSDGALWLAIHLHPGNGV, encoded by the coding sequence ATGCCCATCGCCAACCTGTTCCACGACAGCGCGCCGCCTGCCCAGGGCGAGCGCTTCGACACCCTGCTGAGCCATCGCAACCTGGTGATCGAGCGCATCCTCAGCTCGTCGCGTATCGAGTCGGTTGACTACGTGCAGGAGCAGGATGAATGGGTGCTGCTGGCCCGCGGCGAAGCGCGCATGACGGTAGCGGGAGAAGCTGTCGAGCTGACCGCTGGCGATCACCTGTTTCTGCCCGCCGGCACAGCGCACCGGGTGGAGCGCACCAGCGACGGCGCACTGTGGCTGGCCATCCATCTGCATCCTGGCAATGGCGTTTGA
- a CDS encoding sulfite exporter TauE/SafE family protein: MIFLLYILLGAAAGLLAGLFGVGGGMIIVPVLIFAFTAQGFDASVLTHMAVGTSLATILFTSVNAVREHHSRGAVRWGLFVWLTVGIVLGSALGALTAESIDGLVLQKIIGVFALCVALQLALDLKPRASREVPGKVGLGTAGGVIGWASAIIGIGGGSLTVPFLTWRGVSVQQAVATSSACGWPIAAAGALSYLWLGWGDARLPHWSFGYVYLPALLGIALTSVFFARTGARLAHRLSPRVLKRLFALLLFIVGLNFLL; this comes from the coding sequence ATGATCTTCCTTCTCTACATCCTGCTCGGTGCCGCGGCGGGCCTGCTGGCCGGGCTGTTTGGCGTCGGTGGCGGCATGATCATCGTGCCGGTGCTGATCTTCGCCTTTACCGCCCAGGGTTTCGATGCCTCGGTGCTGACCCATATGGCGGTAGGCACCTCGCTGGCGACCATTCTGTTCACCTCGGTCAATGCGGTGCGCGAGCACCACAGCCGTGGCGCGGTACGCTGGGGGCTGTTCGTCTGGCTGACCGTGGGGATCGTGCTGGGCTCGGCGCTGGGGGCGCTGACGGCGGAATCCATCGACGGCCTGGTGCTGCAGAAGATCATTGGTGTGTTCGCCCTGTGCGTCGCCTTGCAACTGGCGCTGGACCTCAAGCCCAGGGCCAGCCGCGAGGTGCCCGGCAAGGTCGGGCTGGGCACTGCCGGTGGCGTGATCGGTTGGGCTTCGGCGATCATCGGCATTGGTGGTGGCTCGTTGACCGTACCCTTCCTGACCTGGCGCGGTGTGTCCGTGCAGCAGGCGGTGGCGACCTCATCGGCCTGTGGCTGGCCGATCGCCGCGGCCGGCGCCCTGAGTTACTTGTGGCTGGGTTGGGGTGACGCGCGTCTGCCTCACTGGAGCTTTGGTTACGTGTACCTGCCGGCGCTGCTTGGCATTGCCCTGACCAGCGTGTTTTTCGCCCGCACCGGCGCTCGCTTGGCCCATCGCCTGTCGCCGCGGGTGCTCAAGCGCCTGTTCGCGCTGTTGCTGTTTATCGTCGGCCTGAATTTTCTGTTGTGA
- a CDS encoding DMT family transporter, which translates to MSTLVSRSPSRLLQASDVLLLLVAMVWGTSYGVAKEALVFYPVLGFLAVRFCLTFVILLPQLRGEGRQAWAPGIPLGGVMLAIFLCETYGVLHTSASNAAFLISLCVVITPFVEWLMFDRRPDSRLLPAVALSLFGTWLLSGGVDLQFNLGDGLMLMAALLRAVLVCLTGRLTAHTQVPALALTAVQTGVIGVGCLLLGVIVLPGGLPALPTEPAFWIGTLYLVLFATLFAFFVQNYALRRSSPTRVSLLTGSEPLFGALFAALWLSEQLSVQAWIGGLLIVAATLWTSLLRR; encoded by the coding sequence ATGTCCACCCTGGTTAGCCGTTCCCCGTCGCGCCTGCTGCAGGCCAGCGATGTGCTCTTGCTGCTGGTCGCCATGGTCTGGGGCACCAGCTATGGCGTGGCCAAGGAGGCGCTGGTGTTTTATCCGGTGCTGGGTTTTCTCGCCGTGCGCTTCTGCCTGACCTTCGTGATTCTGCTCCCGCAGTTGCGTGGCGAAGGGCGCCAGGCCTGGGCGCCGGGCATTCCGCTGGGCGGCGTGATGCTGGCGATCTTCCTGTGCGAAACCTATGGCGTGTTGCACACCTCGGCGAGCAATGCGGCGTTCCTGATCAGCCTGTGCGTGGTCATCACGCCGTTCGTGGAGTGGTTGATGTTCGACCGCAGGCCTGACTCGCGCCTGCTGCCAGCGGTTGCGCTGTCGCTGTTCGGCACCTGGCTGCTCAGCGGCGGCGTCGACCTGCAATTCAACCTCGGCGACGGCCTGATGCTGATGGCGGCGCTGCTGCGCGCCGTGCTGGTGTGCCTGACCGGGCGGCTGACCGCCCACACCCAGGTGCCGGCCCTGGCGCTGACCGCAGTGCAGACCGGGGTGATCGGTGTTGGCTGCCTGCTGCTTGGCGTAATCGTCCTGCCGGGCGGTTTGCCGGCACTGCCGACAGAGCCGGCGTTCTGGATCGGCACCCTGTACCTAGTGCTGTTCGCCACGCTGTTCGCCTTTTTCGTGCAGAACTACGCGCTGCGCCGCAGCAGCCCGACCCGGGTGTCGCTGTTGACGGGCAGCGAGCCGCTGTTCGGTGCGCTGTTCGCGGCGCTCTGGCTCAGCGAACAACTGAGCGTGCAGGCATGGATCGGCGGCTTGCTGATCGTCGCGGCGACGCTGTGGACCAGCCTGCTCAGGCGCTGA
- a CDS encoding LysR family transcriptional regulator: protein MRTNLTPQLLPYLAIFVRVVEAGSFSAAARQQGSTASAVSRQIAHLEQTLGVRLLERTTRRLRLSEAGSEVFERCKDMLDAAQAALDVGERLMSQPRGRVRLSVPKAFGRFLVMPLIEDFLQRYPEVDVSLNLSDRSPDLISEQFDLLVSITDQPPPTLAGRPLCNVQQLLCASPTYLQRHGTPQHPGELVRHACLYLDETPDDHRWHFSNGPEQCVVAVSGRFASNHSEVRLNAVLGHLGITCLPHFTAAAALASGELVRVLPQWRYTGSYQGTAWILYHPTRHLPPKLRVLIDHLAEGLGKGPSP, encoded by the coding sequence ATGCGCACGAATCTGACACCGCAACTGCTTCCCTATCTGGCCATCTTCGTGCGCGTGGTCGAGGCCGGCAGCTTCTCTGCCGCCGCTCGCCAGCAGGGCAGCACGGCGTCGGCGGTGAGCCGGCAGATCGCCCACCTCGAGCAGACCCTCGGCGTGCGGCTGCTGGAGCGCACCACACGGCGCCTGCGCCTGAGCGAAGCCGGCAGCGAGGTGTTCGAGCGCTGCAAGGACATGCTCGACGCCGCCCAGGCCGCCCTGGATGTGGGCGAGCGGCTGATGAGCCAACCGCGTGGCCGGGTACGCCTGAGCGTGCCCAAGGCTTTCGGTCGTTTTCTGGTGATGCCGCTTATCGAGGATTTTCTGCAGCGCTACCCGGAAGTGGACGTCAGCCTCAACCTCAGTGACCGCAGCCCGGATTTGATCAGCGAGCAGTTCGACCTGCTGGTGAGCATCACCGACCAGCCGCCGCCAACCCTGGCGGGTCGGCCGCTGTGCAATGTCCAGCAGCTGCTGTGTGCCAGCCCCACCTACCTGCAGCGTCATGGCACGCCCCAGCACCCGGGCGAGCTGGTGCGCCATGCCTGCCTGTATCTGGATGAAACCCCGGACGACCACCGCTGGCATTTCAGCAACGGGCCGGAGCAGTGCGTGGTGGCGGTGAGCGGCCGCTTCGCCAGCAACCACAGCGAAGTGCGCCTGAACGCGGTGCTCGGTCACCTGGGCATCACCTGCCTGCCGCACTTCACCGCCGCCGCGGCGCTGGCCAGCGGCGAGCTGGTGCGGGTGCTGCCGCAGTGGCGCTACACCGGCTCCTACCAGGGCACCGCATGGATTCTCTACCACCCGACCCGCCACCTGCCGCCCAAGCTGCGGGTGCTGATCGACCACCTGGCCGAGGGGCTGGGCAAGGGGCCATCGCCATGA
- a CDS encoding DUF2868 domain-containing protein, whose product MSLPKLQRLWLCEAVRLREEHAGLLEDSEANRRAQVAGGDLATRIETRALLLAERDGQQQAQRHWLQGARLALLLLGLLALASGAGLAVAALGDGQTPVNVFWALGSLLGLHVLMLLGWLIGLLFGGGHGAVLGRLWLWLSEKLARDASALHTGPALVLLLRRQRLNRWLVGMAVHGLWLVALSTALVMLLALLSTRRYGFVWETTLLGGDTFVVLTQALGALPGLLGFPVPDAATIRASGDSPLPLEAARHAWAGWLIGVLVIYGVLPRLLLGLLCLWRWRSGVSQLQLDVDLPGYDLLRERLQPNSERLGVCDAEPAQLYQVQAATGVDTSSGALLVAIELDDRRPWPPVLPKSVADAGIIDSREQRRQLLDQLTRFPPARLAIACDPRRSPDRGSLALLAELARCAGATRIWLLQPPRGETLDSERLGDWHKALDDLQLAHRDSSPLTWLETGHD is encoded by the coding sequence GTGTCCCTACCCAAGCTGCAACGCCTCTGGCTCTGCGAGGCCGTGCGCCTGCGCGAAGAACATGCCGGCCTGCTCGAAGACAGCGAAGCCAACCGTCGCGCCCAGGTGGCCGGCGGTGACCTGGCCACCCGCATCGAAACCCGGGCCCTGCTGCTGGCTGAACGTGATGGCCAGCAACAGGCGCAGCGCCACTGGCTGCAGGGTGCGCGCCTGGCCCTGCTGCTGCTCGGCCTGCTGGCCCTGGCCAGTGGCGCCGGCCTGGCGGTAGCTGCGCTGGGCGACGGGCAAACGCCGGTCAACGTGTTCTGGGCCCTGGGCAGCCTGCTCGGCCTGCATGTTCTGATGTTGCTCGGCTGGCTGATCGGCCTGCTGTTCGGCGGCGGCCACGGCGCGGTGCTCGGCCGCCTGTGGCTGTGGCTCAGCGAGAAACTGGCCCGTGACGCCAGCGCGCTGCACACCGGCCCCGCCCTGGTCCTGCTGCTGCGTCGCCAGCGCCTCAATCGCTGGCTGGTCGGCATGGCCGTGCATGGGCTATGGCTGGTGGCGCTGAGCACCGCCCTGGTGATGCTCCTGGCGCTGCTGTCCACCCGCCGCTACGGCTTCGTCTGGGAAACCACCCTGCTGGGCGGCGACACCTTCGTCGTCCTCACCCAGGCCCTCGGCGCACTGCCTGGCCTGCTCGGTTTTCCGGTACCCGATGCCGCCACCATCCGCGCCAGCGGCGACAGCCCACTGCCCCTGGAGGCCGCTCGCCATGCCTGGGCCGGCTGGCTGATCGGCGTGCTGGTGATCTATGGCGTACTGCCACGCCTGCTGCTGGGGCTGCTGTGCCTGTGGCGCTGGCGTAGCGGTGTGTCACAGTTGCAACTGGACGTCGACCTGCCCGGTTACGACCTGCTGCGCGAGCGCCTGCAACCCAACAGCGAGCGCCTGGGCGTCTGCGATGCCGAGCCGGCGCAGCTTTATCAGGTGCAGGCCGCTACTGGCGTCGACACCAGCAGCGGTGCGTTGCTGGTGGCCATCGAGCTGGATGACCGGCGCCCCTGGCCGCCGGTGCTGCCCAAATCGGTGGCCGACGCCGGCATCATCGACAGCCGCGAACAACGCCGCCAATTGCTCGACCAGCTCACCCGCTTTCCGCCCGCGCGCCTGGCCATTGCCTGCGACCCGCGGCGCTCGCCGGACCGCGGCAGCCTGGCGCTGCTCGCCGAGCTGGCCCGCTGCGCCGGCGCCACCCGTATCTGGCTGCTGCAGCCGCCCCGGGGCGAGACCCTCGACAGCGAGCGCCTTGGCGACTGGCACAAGGCGCTGGACGACCTGCAACTGGCCCATCGGGACAGCTCGCCCCTGACCTGGCTGGAGACTGGCCATGACTGA
- the lgt gene encoding prolipoprotein diacylglyceryl transferase, which yields MLPYPNIDPVALDLGFLQIHWYGLMYLVGIGGAWFLASRRLHAFDPTWSKEKLSDLVFWVAMGVIVGGRLGYVLFYDLPAYIANPLLILEVWKGGMSFHGGLIGVMLATLWFAKRNGKSFFELMDFIAPLVPIGLAAGRIGNFINAELWGKVSDVPWAMVFPTGGPEPRHPSQLYQFALEGVALFTILWFYSRKPRPTMAVSGLFAVCYGIFRFIVEFVRVPDAQLGYLAWGWLTMGQVLCVPMVLAGLGLMVYAYKRQTTVEVVR from the coding sequence ATGCTGCCTTACCCGAATATTGACCCGGTCGCCCTCGACCTGGGGTTCCTGCAGATTCACTGGTACGGCCTGATGTATCTGGTCGGCATCGGTGGCGCCTGGTTCCTCGCCTCGCGGCGCCTGCACGCCTTCGACCCGACCTGGAGCAAGGAGAAACTCTCCGACCTGGTGTTCTGGGTGGCGATGGGGGTGATCGTCGGTGGGCGCCTGGGCTACGTGCTGTTCTACGACCTGCCAGCCTATATCGCCAACCCGCTGCTGATTCTCGAAGTATGGAAGGGCGGCATGTCGTTCCACGGCGGCCTGATCGGCGTGATGCTGGCCACCCTGTGGTTCGCCAAGCGCAACGGCAAGAGCTTCTTCGAACTGATGGACTTCATCGCGCCGCTGGTGCCGATCGGCCTGGCCGCCGGGCGTATCGGCAACTTCATCAATGCCGAGTTGTGGGGCAAGGTCAGCGACGTGCCCTGGGCCATGGTGTTCCCGACCGGCGGGCCGGAGCCGCGCCATCCGTCGCAGCTGTATCAGTTCGCCCTGGAAGGCGTGGCGCTGTTCACCATCCTCTGGTTCTACTCGCGCAAACCGCGCCCGACCATGGCGGTCTCCGGCCTGTTCGCGGTGTGCTACGGCATCTTCCGCTTTATCGTCGAGTTCGTTCGCGTGCCCGATGCCCAGCTCGGTTACCTGGCGTGGGGCTGGCTGACCATGGGCCAGGTGCTCTGTGTACCGATGGTGCTCGCCGGCCTGGGCCTGATGGTCTATGCCTACAAGCGCCAGACCACTGTGGAGGTGGTGCGATGA
- the ptsP gene encoding phosphoenolpyruvate--protein phosphotransferase encodes MLNTLRKIVQEVNAAKDLKAALGIIVQRVKETMGTQVCSVYLLDPETNRFVLMATDGLNKRSIGKVSMARNEGLVGLVGTREEPLNLENASEHPRYRYFAETGEERYASFLGSPIIHHRRVMGVLVVQQKERRQFDEGEEAFLVTMSAQLAGVIAHAEATGSIRGLGKQGKGIQEAKFVGVPGSPGAAVGTAVVVLPPADLEVVPDKSIDDIDAELKLFQNALEGVRADMRNLSERMATQLRPEERALFDVYQMMLEDAALGNEVVNVIKTGQWAQGALRHVVSEHINRFELMDDAYLRERASDVRDLGRRLLAYLQQARQQTLVYPDNCILVAEELSPAMLGEVPEGKLVGLVSVQGSGNSHVAIFARAMGIPTVMGAVELPYSKIDGIQLIVDGYHGEVFTNPSEILRKQYADVVEEDRQLTKGLDALRALPCETLDGHHMPLWVNTGLLADVVRAQERGAEGVGLYRTEVPFMIKDRFPSEKEQLAIYREQLTAFHPLPVTMRTLDVGGDKGLSYFPIKEENPFLGWRGIRVTLDHPEIFLVQVRAMLKASEGLNNLRILLPMISGIQELEESLHLIHRAWGEVRDEGTDVPLPPIGVMIEIPAAVYQTRDLARQVDFLSVGSNDLTQYLLAVDRNNPRVADLYDFLHPAVLQALTKVVEDAHAEGKPVSICGEMAGDPSAAVLLMAMGFDSLSMNATNLPKVKWLLRQISLSKAKDLLGQAMRIDNPQVIHSTLQLALRNLGLGRMINPASGIQA; translated from the coding sequence ATGCTCAACACGCTGCGCAAGATCGTCCAGGAAGTGAATGCCGCCAAGGATCTCAAGGCGGCGCTGGGCATCATCGTGCAGCGCGTCAAGGAGACCATGGGCACCCAGGTGTGCTCGGTCTACCTGCTCGACCCGGAGACCAACCGCTTCGTGCTGATGGCCACCGACGGCCTCAACAAGCGCTCGATCGGCAAGGTCAGCATGGCCCGCAACGAGGGTCTGGTCGGCCTGGTCGGTACCCGCGAAGAGCCGCTGAACCTCGAAAACGCCTCCGAACATCCCCGTTACCGCTACTTCGCCGAAACCGGTGAGGAGCGCTATGCCTCCTTTCTCGGCTCACCAATCATCCACCACCGTCGGGTAATGGGCGTGCTGGTGGTGCAGCAGAAGGAGCGCCGCCAGTTCGACGAAGGCGAGGAAGCCTTCCTGGTCACCATGAGTGCGCAGCTCGCCGGGGTGATCGCCCATGCCGAGGCCACCGGGTCGATCCGCGGCCTGGGCAAACAGGGCAAGGGCATTCAGGAGGCCAAGTTCGTCGGCGTGCCGGGCTCGCCCGGTGCGGCGGTCGGTACCGCCGTGGTGGTGCTGCCGCCTGCCGACCTGGAAGTGGTGCCGGACAAGAGCATCGACGACATCGATGCCGAGCTGAAACTGTTCCAGAACGCTCTGGAGGGCGTGCGCGCCGACATGCGCAACCTTTCCGAGCGCATGGCCACCCAGCTGCGCCCGGAAGAGCGCGCGCTGTTCGACGTCTACCAGATGATGCTCGAAGACGCGGCCCTCGGTAACGAGGTGGTCAACGTCATCAAGACCGGCCAGTGGGCCCAGGGCGCCCTGCGCCACGTGGTCAGCGAGCACATCAACCGTTTCGAACTGATGGACGACGCCTACCTGCGCGAGCGCGCCTCGGATGTGCGTGACCTGGGCCGTCGCCTGCTCGCCTACCTGCAGCAGGCCCGCCAGCAGACCCTGGTGTACCCGGACAACTGCATCCTGGTCGCCGAGGAACTGTCGCCGGCCATGCTCGGTGAAGTGCCGGAAGGCAAGCTGGTCGGCCTGGTGTCGGTGCAGGGCTCGGGCAACTCCCACGTGGCAATCTTCGCCCGGGCCATGGGTATTCCCACGGTGATGGGCGCGGTCGAGCTACCGTACTCGAAGATCGACGGCATCCAGCTGATCGTCGACGGTTATCACGGCGAAGTATTCACCAACCCCAGCGAGATCCTGCGCAAGCAGTATGCCGATGTGGTCGAGGAGGATCGCCAGCTTACCAAGGGTCTCGACGCCCTGCGCGCGCTGCCCTGCGAGACCCTCGACGGCCATCACATGCCGCTGTGGGTCAACACCGGCCTGCTCGCCGATGTGGTGCGCGCCCAGGAGCGCGGCGCCGAGGGCGTTGGCCTGTACCGCACCGAAGTGCCGTTCATGATCAAGGACCGCTTCCCCAGCGAGAAGGAACAGCTGGCCATCTACCGCGAACAGCTGACCGCCTTCCATCCGCTGCCGGTGACCATGCGCACCCTGGACGTCGGCGGCGACAAGGGGCTGAGCTACTTCCCGATCAAGGAAGAGAACCCTTTCCTCGGCTGGCGCGGCATCCGCGTGACCCTCGACCACCCGGAAATCTTCCTGGTGCAGGTGCGCGCCATGCTCAAGGCCAGCGAGGGCCTGAATAACCTGCGCATTCTGCTGCCGATGATTTCCGGCATCCAGGAGCTGGAAGAGTCGCTGCACCTGATTCACCGCGCCTGGGGCGAGGTGCGCGATGAAGGCACCGACGTACCCTTGCCGCCGATTGGCGTGATGATCGAGATTCCCGCCGCGGTCTACCAGACCCGCGACCTGGCCCGCCAGGTGGACTTCCTGTCGGTCGGCTCCAACGACCTGACCCAGTACCTGCTGGCCGTGGATCGCAACAACCCGCGGGTCGCCGACCTCTACGACTTCCTCCACCCAGCGGTGCTGCAGGCGCTGACCAAGGTGGTCGAGGACGCCCATGCCGAAGGCAAGCCGGTGAGCATCTGCGGCGAGATGGCCGGCGACCCGAGCGCCGCCGTGCTGCTGATGGCCATGGGCTTCGACAGCCTGTCGATGAACGCCACCAACCTGCCCAAGGTGAAGTGGCTGCTGCGCCAGATCAGCCTGAGCAAGGCCAAGGACCTGCTTGGCCAGGCCATGCGCATCGACAACCCGCAGGTTATCCACAGCACCCTGCAGCTGGCCCTGCGCAACCTGGGCCTCGGCCGGATGATCAACCCGGCGTCGGGTATTCAGGCTTAA
- a CDS encoding NRDE family protein produces MCLIVLAWRPGHSLPLLVAANRDEFHARPTAAMAEWPQTPGLIAGRDLQAGGTWLGIGPDGRFAALTNIRDPQAEQGSRSRGELPLRFLQGNQGPEAFLNQLCREADEYSGFNLLVGDRHALWHFNSHSGQAQALPAGIHGVSNAALDTPWPKLERAKAALAATLDAPDEQALFALLADAKKPDDTALPDTGVGLDLERLLGSVFITSPNYGTRASTLLFTYADGRRRIIERSFGPEGTSIGEVRFER; encoded by the coding sequence ATGTGCCTGATCGTCCTCGCCTGGCGTCCAGGCCACAGCCTTCCCTTGCTGGTCGCCGCCAACCGCGATGAATTCCATGCCCGCCCGACCGCGGCCATGGCCGAGTGGCCGCAGACGCCCGGCCTGATCGCCGGGCGCGACCTGCAGGCCGGCGGCACCTGGCTGGGCATCGGCCCCGATGGCCGCTTTGCCGCTCTCACCAATATCCGAGACCCGCAGGCTGAGCAGGGCTCCCGCTCACGCGGCGAACTGCCGCTGCGCTTTCTGCAGGGAAACCAGGGGCCGGAGGCTTTTCTGAACCAGCTGTGCCGTGAGGCGGATGAATACAGCGGCTTCAACCTGCTGGTCGGCGACCGCCACGCGCTGTGGCACTTCAATTCCCACAGCGGGCAGGCCCAGGCGCTGCCCGCCGGCATCCATGGCGTTTCCAATGCAGCATTGGATACGCCCTGGCCCAAGCTCGAACGTGCCAAGGCAGCACTTGCCGCAACGCTCGACGCACCGGATGAGCAGGCGCTGTTCGCGCTCCTGGCCGACGCCAAGAAGCCCGACGATACGGCGCTACCGGATACCGGCGTGGGCCTGGATCTGGAGCGCCTGCTCGGCAGCGTGTTCATCACCAGCCCGAACTACGGCACCCGCGCCAGCACGTTGCTGTTCACGTATGCCGATGGAAGGCGGCGGATCATCGAGCGCAGTTTTGGGCCTGAAGGTACGTCGATTGGTGAGGTGCGCTTCGAGCGCTAG
- a CDS encoding GTPase/DUF3482 domain-containing protein, giving the protein MTDSLRTVRSAPESALRLAVVGHTNVGKTSLLRTLTRDVGFGEVSHRPSTTRHVEGARLSVDGEALLELYDTPGLEDAIALLDYLDQLDRPGERLDGPARLARFMEGSEARQRFEQEAKVLRQLQASDAGLYVIDAREPVLAKYRDELNVLAMCGRPLLPVLNFVAGANHREDDWREALARLGLHALVRFDSVAPPLDGERRLYESLALMHEKSRPQLQRLIHDHEAQRVARHRSAKRLIAELLVDCAACRRSVANQPELAKSAIEALRAQVRQREQRCVEALLRLYAFRREDARADDLPLLDGRWGDDLFNPETIKQLGIRLGGGAAAGAAAGAGVDLLVGGLTLGTAALAGALLGGGAQTLRNYGSRLKGKLQGQRELTVDDAVLRLLALRQQHLLAALDQRGHAAVEAVRLGALQDSQWREGKLPGALRIARARPEWSSLNPGARLDQVERLEQVERLAKEIDAPPSAK; this is encoded by the coding sequence ATGACTGACTCGCTGCGCACTGTTCGCTCCGCGCCTGAGTCCGCCCTGCGACTCGCCGTGGTCGGCCATACCAACGTCGGCAAGACCTCACTGCTGCGCACCCTGACCCGTGATGTCGGCTTTGGCGAGGTGTCCCATCGCCCCAGTACCACCCGCCATGTCGAAGGTGCACGCCTGTCGGTGGACGGCGAGGCGCTGCTGGAGCTCTACGACACGCCGGGCCTGGAAGATGCCATCGCCCTGCTCGACTACCTCGACCAGTTGGACCGCCCCGGTGAACGCCTCGACGGCCCGGCGCGCCTGGCGCGCTTCATGGAAGGCAGCGAGGCGCGCCAGCGCTTCGAACAGGAAGCCAAGGTGCTGCGCCAGCTGCAGGCCTCGGACGCCGGGCTGTACGTGATCGACGCCCGGGAGCCGGTGCTGGCCAAGTACCGCGACGAACTGAACGTGCTGGCCATGTGTGGTCGGCCGCTGCTGCCGGTGCTGAATTTCGTGGCGGGCGCCAACCACCGCGAAGACGACTGGCGCGAAGCCCTGGCACGCCTGGGGCTGCATGCCCTGGTGCGGTTCGACAGCGTGGCGCCGCCGCTTGATGGTGAGCGCCGCCTGTACGAAAGCCTGGCGCTGATGCACGAGAAGTCGCGCCCGCAACTGCAACGGCTGATCCACGATCATGAAGCCCAGCGGGTCGCCCGCCACCGCAGCGCCAAGCGCCTGATCGCCGAGCTGCTGGTCGACTGCGCCGCCTGCCGGCGCAGCGTCGCCAACCAGCCGGAGCTGGCCAAGAGCGCCATCGAGGCGCTGCGCGCTCAGGTGCGCCAGCGTGAACAGCGCTGCGTGGAAGCCCTGCTGCGCCTGTACGCCTTTCGCCGCGAGGACGCCCGCGCCGATGACCTGCCCTTGCTGGACGGTCGCTGGGGCGACGACCTGTTCAATCCGGAAACCATCAAGCAACTGGGCATCCGCCTGGGTGGCGGCGCCGCGGCGGGTGCAGCGGCCGGCGCGGGCGTTGACCTGCTGGTCGGCGGCCTGACCCTGGGCACCGCTGCCCTGGCGGGTGCGCTGCTCGGCGGCGGCGCGCAGACCCTGCGCAACTACGGTTCGCGCCTCAAGGGCAAGCTCCAGGGCCAACGCGAGCTGACCGTCGACGACGCCGTGTTGCGCCTGCTCGCCCTGCGCCAGCAGCACCTGCTGGCCGCGCTGGATCAACGCGGCCACGCGGCCGTCGAAGCGGTACGCCTCGGTGCCCTGCAGGACAGCCAGTGGCGCGAAGGCAAGCTGCCGGGCGCCCTGCGTATCGCCCGGGCACGGCCGGAGTGGTCGTCGCTGAACCCCGGCGCGCGCCTCGATCAGGTCGAGCGACTGGAACAGGTCGAGCGCCTGGCCAAGGAAATCGACGCGCCGCCGAGCGCGAAATGA